The Calditrichota bacterium genomic interval AAACGTCCCAGCCACGCAAAAAAGTTGATTTTGGGTCCTGTTTGGGGTAAATTTAACTTTATTCCAATGATATATATGACTATTGAATTTGTTGAAAGTGCGGAAATGAAAGTTGATTTTAAAAAATGGTTTTTGGGGTCAATTTTACTGCTCCTTTTTTTCAGCCGGAGCTCTGACGCTCAGCTTCAGAGGACGGCTCCTGAAAAACAAACCTACTCGCTGGCACTGGTGCTCAGCGGCGGGGCTGCTCTTGGCTATGCCCACCTCGGTGTATTAAAGGTGCTGGAAGAAAACGGCGTCCAGCCGGATCTCATTGTGGGTACGTCCATGGGTGCCATTATTGGGGGGCACGTGGCGGCCGGTGTTCCGCTTCCCGCTTTAATCCGGCAGGCTTCGTCCATTACGATTTTTAAGCTGATGGACTGGTCATTTCTTGGCCTGGGATTTTTCAGTTGGGAAAAAACGGAGAAACTTTTTCGGGCTAATCTGGATCACAAGACGTTTGCCGAACTGAAAATTCCATTTGCAGCTGTGGCAACCGATTTATACACAGGGGAAAAGGTTGTGCTGGATTCCGGAGACGTTGTAACGGCTATGCTGGCCAGTGCGTCGGTGCCCGGAATCTACACACCGGTCAAAATCGACGGGCATACGCTGGTGGATGGCGGTCTCGTTGAAAACCTGCCGGTACCCACAGCCAAGGCGCTGGGTGCCAGATACGTCATTGCCGTGGATGTGCATCACCCGCTTTTGAAGGAAAATATTCGCACGCCTTTTGATGTGATCCGGCAGGCTATTTACATTTCGCAGGACGCTCAAACCCGCGACAAGATGAGCGGAGCGGATGTCCTGATTCGGCCCGATTTACAGGGGTTAAGCTACACCAAATTTAGCGCCGTGGATAAGGGAATTGAGGTAGGCGCCCGGGCCGCCCGAGAAAAATTGCCGGAAATTGAAGCGCTCCTTCGAAAAATACAATCCGGGACATCTGATGAAAAAGGGAAAGAATAAGCCGTGGAAAATAAAATCTCCAAAAGAAATGTACTGATTACAGGGGCTTCCAGCGGAATTGGGCTTGAACTGGCAGCGGTGTTTGCAGAGAATGGCTTTAATTTAATTCTGGTTGCCAGGCGTGAAGAAAAATTGAGGGCCGCGGCAGAGCGGTTTCAATCTGCATATGGAATTGAGGTCACGCTTCTTGTAAAGGATTTATTCCGCAGCGAGGCAGTTCAGGAAATGGCTGAGGAGCTTCGGGCCTGGAATATTTCGGTGGACATTCTGGTGAATAATGCGGGATTGGGAGCACTTGGGCCCTTTTACAAAATGGATCCGGAAAAGATAGTTGAAATGATTCAGGTCAATGTGACGGCACTGACACGCCTGACGCGCCAGTTTTTGCCCGATATGCTGGAACGAGGGTACGGAAAAATTCTGAATGTATCTTCAACGGCTGCCTTTCAGCCAGGCCCCCTGATGGCCGTGTATTACGCCACAAAGGCGTTTGTTTTGAATTTTTCGGAGGCCATTTCACACGAGCTTAAAGGGACGCCTGTTACGGTGACGGCGCTGTGCCCCGGTCCAACGGCTTCTGAATTTCAGAAAAAAGCGGGGATGAAAAATGCGCTGGTAGGCCGGGTGGGGCTAATGTCGTCACAAAGGGTGGCTGAAATCGGTTACCGGGGGCTAATGAAGGGGAAACGGGTGGTCATTCCCGGGTTTCCAAATCGACTGGGCGCCTGGTTTGCAAAGCACGCTCCCCGGCCGTGGGTCATGACATTTATTCGCTGGATTCAGGAAAACCGCGATTCAGCTGAATAAAGGGATGAAGCCGGACTGGGTACCGTCCCGGGGAAAATACCCGATGAATTTGTTCGGGAACCGGATTTTTGCTTTGCTTTTCAGAATTGGAATTCTTATATTTAGGTCGAATAAAGTAAATCATTTGAGAACTAAAATAGCCGAGGCGAAAATCTTTCCCGAATGCCCATGCGAATTTTATTGGTAGAAGATGAAAAACTCAAGCGCATTTCACTGACGGATGCTCTTGAGAGAAAAAATTTTGAGGTCATTCCCTGCGAAAACCCGATTGATGCGCTTGCTGTATTGGAAGAAGAAGCAGCCATAGACGTTATTGTCACGGACTTAAAAATGCCAAAAATGAATGGCATCGATTTCATTAAAAAAGTTCGTGAATTTGATAAAGAAATCCCTATTATTGTTGTAACCGCCTATGCCACGGTAGAAACGGCCGTGGATGCCATGAAATTGGGGGCCTACGATTACATCACCAAACCCTTTACAACCGATGAACTGATTCTTGTTCTGGATCGTCTCAGGGATTATCAGGAAATTGTGCGGGAGAACATTTATCTAAAAGCGAAAATACGAAGCCGTTACCGCTTTGAAAACATTATTGGCCGCTCCAAACCCATGCAGGAAATTTATCGTATTATTCAAACCATAGCCGATTCGGATGCCACGGTCCTCATTCAGGGGGAGAGCGGTACGGGAAAAGAGCTTATTGCCAATGCGATCCATTTTAACAGCAACCGGCGAAACAAACCCCTTGTTTGTGTCAGTTGTGCCGCTCTAACGGAGAGCCTTTTTGAGAGTGAGATTTTTGGCCACGAAAGAGGGGCATTCACAGGAGCAGTAAAAGAGAAAAAAGGCCGTTTCGAACTGGCCGACGGAGGAACGATCTTTCTGGATGATGTGGACGATATTCCCCTGTCGTCGCAGGTAAAACTGTTGCGAGTTCTTCAGGAAAAAGCGTTTGAGCGGGTGGGGGGTACAAAAAGCATTTCTGTGGATATTCGTGTGGTGGCCGCGACAAAGGTTAATCTTCTTGAAAAAGTCAAGCAGAATGAATTCAGGGAGGATTTGTACTACCGCCTGAATGTTGTTCCCATTTTGTTGCCGCCGCTCCGGGAGAGAAAGGAAGATATTCCCCTGTTGATTGACCACTTCATGAGCAAATATCAAACAAAATCTCCCGTACGAAAATTTTCAAATGACGCCATGAAAGTCATTCTTTCGTACGACTGGCCCGGGAATGTGCGGGAGTTGGAAAACATCGTAGAGCGCATTTGTACACTTACCACGCATGAAATCGTTGAATTGGAGGATCTCCCGGATTTTCTTCTGGTTCCTTCAAAAACAACATTTAACTGGCGGGGATTTTATGGTCATCACCCTCAACTGGATTTTGCGGAACTGATTCGATCCTATGAAAAGGAGCTGCTGATTTGGGCACTTAACAAGGCCGGTGGAAATCGCAGCAAAGCGTCTCAATTATTGCAGTTAAAGCGTACAACTCTTCAGGATAAATTGAAGAAATATGGCCTTCAGGAGAAATAACAACACTGCCATCGTACTGGCGGGCGGAAGCAGCACCCGAATGGGCCGGCCAAAGGCTTTGCTTAATTTTGGCGGAATTTCGCTGATTGAGAGAGTGGTTCATCAATTGCGCCCGGTAACCGAGGATATTCGGATTATTACAAATACGCCCGAATTGTACACATTTCTCAATTTACCCATGCACGCTGATTTTATTCCCGATAGCGGGCCCCTGGCCGGTATTTTTACCGGACTGGCGATCACACGAAGCGAACCGGTTATTGTGATGGCTTGCGATACCCCCTTTATTACAACAGAGTATTTTTTCTTTTTACTGGACCAGTGGTCAGACAAGATAAGCTGTCTGATTCCCAAAATAGGCCGTTTTTATGAGCCGTTGGCGGGACTCTATTCCCATCGAGCCATGCCGGTGATCGAAGAATTATTAAAAAGCGGAAACCGGAAAATTGAGTCCCTTTTTGACCGGGTTCCCACAAAAACGCTGAGCAAAAGAGATCTGGCTCAATTTGGGGATCTCCGTAAATTTTTCTGGAATATCAATGATCCCGAAGGGTATGAAGAGGCGCTCAAACAGTTGTGACGAAATGCCGTCACATTGTCGAAAATGCATCATTTGCGACTGCTCAAAGGGATTCCTGGGACAAAGCCTTTTGGTTTTCACCTTTTGAAGAATCAAACGGTTACGCTGTTATGAAGGTTATCTGGACATATCGGGGGATTGAATGGCATAGCTTTTGTTGTAATTGATTTCAATCACATTATTCAATATCTCCGAGTTCCCGAACCTACAGCCCAAAAGCCAGGGTTCTCGAACCGATAGGGTTCAACTGGAAACAGGTGAGCCTCCCGCGTTTGGAAAGGAGATAGCAGAGGAAAAATAGCCCCAATTTCCGAACGCGAAATTGGGGTTTTTTGTTTGAAAAATCTGTCGTAAAAATCCATAGAGAAACGCAGGAGACCGGGGAACGGATCAGAGAATATTGGATCTGCCTCCGGCAAATTAAATTTTTCCATTGGGAGGAAACGTGGCTCATAAACAATTTTTTGTTTCGCTTCAGGAAATGGTTCTAATTGCCCTTCTTGGTGCGCTTTGGGCAGCGGTGGAAATTCACGTTGGCTTTCTGCTGCACCTTGTAAAATTACCATTTGCCGGAATTTTGTTAACGTTTTTTGGCGTGATCATTCTTTTGGTGGGGCGGACCTTTGTTCCACGGACGGGAACAGCCGTTCTAACCGGCTTGATTGCTGCTTTATCTACCTTCCTTTTCCTGGGCGCGATTGTCATCTACCCGATGATCGGCATCGTTATGGAGTCCATTTTTGTGGAAATCGGATTGGCCTTTCCCTTTTCTTCCCGAATCAATTACCAGGTCTCCGGTGTTCTGGGATTGCTGTGGAGTTTTTTCCACCCATTTATTGTTCAGGGGCTTGTTGCGGGTCTGGGATTTTGGAAGATATTCTCCATTGTCGTTGAAAAAGGGGCCAAACTTTTTCATCTGGCTCCCCAACAGGCGTTTATTGTTTTATTACTCCTGTTCAGTCTTTTTGCAGCGGCCGGATTACTGGCAGGTATGGTCGGGTGGAGTTTATCCAATCGCCTGCGTCACATGGTTTCGTACCACTGGCTCAGTCAAAAATCAATAAAAGGCACGG includes:
- a CDS encoding sigma-54-dependent Fis family transcriptional regulator encodes the protein MRILLVEDEKLKRISLTDALERKNFEVIPCENPIDALAVLEEEAAIDVIVTDLKMPKMNGIDFIKKVREFDKEIPIIVVTAYATVETAVDAMKLGAYDYITKPFTTDELILVLDRLRDYQEIVRENIYLKAKIRSRYRFENIIGRSKPMQEIYRIIQTIADSDATVLIQGESGTGKELIANAIHFNSNRRNKPLVCVSCAALTESLFESEIFGHERGAFTGAVKEKKGRFELADGGTIFLDDVDDIPLSSQVKLLRVLQEKAFERVGGTKSISVDIRVVAATKVNLLEKVKQNEFREDLYYRLNVVPILLPPLRERKEDIPLLIDHFMSKYQTKSPVRKFSNDAMKVILSYDWPGNVRELENIVERICTLTTHEIVELEDLPDFLLVPSKTTFNWRGFYGHHPQLDFAELIRSYEKELLIWALNKAGGNRSKASQLLQLKRTTLQDKLKKYGLQEK
- a CDS encoding patatin-like phospholipase family protein — translated: MKVDFKKWFLGSILLLLFFSRSSDAQLQRTAPEKQTYSLALVLSGGAALGYAHLGVLKVLEENGVQPDLIVGTSMGAIIGGHVAAGVPLPALIRQASSITIFKLMDWSFLGLGFFSWEKTEKLFRANLDHKTFAELKIPFAAVATDLYTGEKVVLDSGDVVTAMLASASVPGIYTPVKIDGHTLVDGGLVENLPVPTAKALGARYVIAVDVHHPLLKENIRTPFDVIRQAIYISQDAQTRDKMSGADVLIRPDLQGLSYTKFSAVDKGIEVGARAAREKLPEIEALLRKIQSGTSDEKGKE
- a CDS encoding molybdenum cofactor guanylyltransferase produces the protein MAFRRNNNTAIVLAGGSSTRMGRPKALLNFGGISLIERVVHQLRPVTEDIRIITNTPELYTFLNLPMHADFIPDSGPLAGIFTGLAITRSEPVIVMACDTPFITTEYFFFLLDQWSDKISCLIPKIGRFYEPLAGLYSHRAMPVIEELLKSGNRKIESLFDRVPTKTLSKRDLAQFGDLRKFFWNINDPEGYEEALKQL
- a CDS encoding SDR family oxidoreductase — its product is MENKISKRNVLITGASSGIGLELAAVFAENGFNLILVARREEKLRAAAERFQSAYGIEVTLLVKDLFRSEAVQEMAEELRAWNISVDILVNNAGLGALGPFYKMDPEKIVEMIQVNVTALTRLTRQFLPDMLERGYGKILNVSSTAAFQPGPLMAVYYATKAFVLNFSEAISHELKGTPVTVTALCPGPTASEFQKKAGMKNALVGRVGLMSSQRVAEIGYRGLMKGKRVVIPGFPNRLGAWFAKHAPRPWVMTFIRWIQENRDSAE